One bacterium DNA segment encodes these proteins:
- the mobC gene encoding plasmid mobilization relaxosome protein MobC: MTYLGFSSEVANQLRRKEKGASYVIPPELRLVLELGTHMARLRASYRGERRTAHFGLQLTPSERAELERRARAKGLVLAEFVRACCFLTEVAGAAARVRSRDRDAMALVAELGRVGNNLNQLARHANQTGALAIEEEVRETIAQLKATLSRIV; the protein is encoded by the coding sequence TTGACCTATCTTGGGTTCAGCTCGGAAGTGGCGAATCAGTTGCGTCGAAAAGAAAAGGGAGCAAGCTATGTAATTCCTCCGGAATTACGGCTTGTCCTCGAGCTGGGAACGCACATGGCAAGGCTCAGGGCATCGTATAGAGGCGAACGCCGGACCGCCCATTTCGGCCTTCAGCTGACGCCGAGCGAGCGCGCCGAGCTCGAACGGCGCGCTCGCGCCAAGGGGCTCGTCCTCGCCGAGTTTGTCCGGGCTTGCTGTTTCCTGACTGAGGTCGCCGGGGCGGCGGCGCGTGTTCGATCGCGCGACAGGGATGCCATGGCTCTCGTGGCTGAGCTTGGCCGCGTGGGGAACAACCTCAATCAGCTTGCCCGCCATGCCAACCAGACCGGCGCGCTCGCGATCGAAGAGGAAGTGCGGGAGACGATCGCGCAATTGAAAGCGACGCTGAGCCGCATCGTGTGA